Genomic segment of Triticum aestivum cultivar Chinese Spring chromosome 6A, IWGSC CS RefSeq v2.1, whole genome shotgun sequence:
ATTTCCATACAGTACACATGCTACTGAATTTTATCAGTAAAATTGAGTCTGATGCGGTGCACGGAAAGCATAAACTCCATATGCGTGGTGATACAGGAAACAGTAAGTTGACCACCAAAACTAATATTTCACCAAGTGGGAGTCTAAAGGTTCAGATGGCTCTCTCACGTTCAAGAGTCATCATTTGCTTTCCTACTGAGTCCCCGTGGGATTTAAGCCGCCCATCCATCCTGGATACATTCCTTGTCATTGACCGCACATCCTCTCTGGACCCAGGGGAAGCTTCGTCTCCATTCCGAAAGGAAATGCCTAATGATGCTCATTCCGGCATACCATCTACCTCACTCCATTTGGCTGCTGGGAACTTCGACATCTATTTGCTTAGACCGATGAGCTATGAATTGGATGACAGAAGCCATTCTTTGAGTAGGCAAACTTTTTTTGCTCTGAAGATTATCTCAGTCACTAGTTCCAACTGTAGCGACTCTAGTATTAAGATGATCTGGAGAAAATACCCTGTAACTGACCCTGAGATGGTTAGTAAAGCTTGGAGTTTGCCAAACCTGCATGACCAAAAGATTACTCAGCGAGAAAGGGGCAATTTTGCTGGTGTTTCCTCTTATACAACCTCACAGGATCTTGAGAAGTCGAGTTATAGTATACGCCAGGAGCTCCTTCAGAGCACTGAGTGCTTTCTGCATATTAAACTTTCTTCAGTTTCAGTTCATCTCAATAAGAAGGATTGTGGATTACTGAATCAGCTACTAGATTGCATTCTCAGCGGGCTGTCCAATGGTGCAATGAGCAGCTCTGAAAGTGGAAGGGACAAATCTATGCCTATCAATGATGTTGCCATCCAATCAGCTATCACTTTTGAATGCAGCTTTTTGGATATTTGTACTGAATTAAATGAAACTGTGGTAGTTGGTCCTTTGCTGCAGACAGAACTAGAAGGTTCCTGGAATTGTTTTAAGCTGTCCATTTCAAAAATTTCCCTGTGCTCTTTTTCTAATGTAGGCGGAATCAATAATGCCAGTTTTCTTTGGGTGAATCATGGTGAAGGTGAGCTTTGGGGTTCTGTTACTGATACAAATGATAAAACCTATGCCGAAAGCAAAGTTTTTCTCCTAGTTGTCTGTAAGGACTCTGCTAATATGCGAGGTGATGGTGAAGGAAACAATGCACTATCTTTTGGAACTTCTGGCTGTTCCGTGACCCACATCAGGAACCCAAATCTACAAGAGGACTATACTTCTGCCAGTTTTCGTTCTGGGACAATTGTGGCACCTGGTGGACGCATGGATTGGATCAATGCAATGTGCCTGCTGTTTAATGCAGGTTCACGCGGAACTGAACAGTCCAATAACAGCAAAACAGGGGATAATTCATGTCCTGGTGACCGGTCATCTTTTTTTCTTGAGTTGGTTGATGTTGCTGTGAGCTATGAATCTCATGTAAAAACTTCCACCTTCAGCGCTGAAGCTCCTGATTGCAAGTCTTTTTCATGCATTTTAGCTGCATCATCGTTTAAACTTCACAGTATATCTGCACCAGACTCTGCAGCTACAGATTTTGATATCCAGCTGCGAGATCTCGGGCTTTTCATCTGTGAATCATTTGGTTCCAAAAATGCCACTTGCGGTTATGGTGTTGATTATCTTCATAAAATGGGTTACACTAAGATTGCCCGTGACACGTTCATTGAAGCTGCTCTAAGAATTGACACTTCCTTTTGGAAGCTTGAAATATCAGATTCACAATTTGATATTGGTACATGTTGTGATACAACACATGGTCTTATTTGTTTGTGTTCCCACCTCCAGAATCTATATGCTCCAGACATGCGTGATGCTTTAGTTCATCTACAATCTAGGTGGAATAGTGTCCAGCAAGCAAACAACCATAATATGGCCAGTGATGCATCAGACAAGTCAGAGAGCAGCATTGACAACTTGGCATATTCTGGAGAGTGCTTATCAGATGGACTACTTGATGATATAATTGAGAATGCTTTTTACACAGACCAGGACTACAAAGCCTACAATTTTTCTAGCAGAAATTATCACAACTCACCAAGTAGCAATGGAATGGATGTTGAGTCTGAGTCGCCCACCCCTGGGGCAACTGACGCCAGTGTTTCACACATTTTGTTTGGATCATCATTAGCTACTCCAAAAGTCAATACTACTGAAATACCATTGAAACAGGACTCCTGTCATGAACAAATTATTGACTCTTATTATATGCCTGACCTTCTACAGACATCATCGTCAACTCTATGTAATGTAGGACATCAATGTATATCTGTTGATGATGCTTATAAAACCATGGAATTTGAACATGGTGGATGGTATAACAGTATTCCCTTGACAATAGTTGAGAGTCATGTTCCGGAAAGGAACAACCCACAAGGAGGGCATGTGGCCCGCCAAGAAGGGAAGCCTACTGTTTGCAGCTTGAATTATGAGGAATCTTGTTATTTGAAAGGAAAGGTTATAATTCATGATGTAAATGTCAATTGGCGAATGTATGCTGGAGATGACTGGTCATTAGCTCAGAAAGATGTAAATAACTTCTCATCCTCAAGTGGAAGGAATATGAGCTCTTCCTTAGAATTTCTTATCTCGGGGCTTGGTGTACAGTTTGATATGTATCCAGATGGGGGTGTTTCTGTTTCTAAGTTATCTATCTCTGCACGGGACATAAATCTTTGTGATCAAAGGGTGGATGCTCCATGGAAAATGGTATGTCTTTTTGTGGCTAAAATTACGTAAAGCATCTGCTTTTATCACTGGGCTAATGGTTTTAACTCTTCTGGTCCTTCTAAAAGGTTCTTGGCTGCTACGACTCAGATTACCCAAGAGAATCTTGTTCTAGTGCATTCACGTTAGAACTGGAGTCTGTAAAGCCCGAGCTACAGACTCCTTTGGAAGATTACAGGTAAATGCAGGATTGTGTTACATTACGTATGCACTGAATTAATTCTCTTGCTTATGTTAaccatgaagactttgaaagtttGCTCTGTACTTAATAGATCCAAATGGTTAAAGAATACACAGTACTGTAAGGATACCTCATCTATATCATCCACATCTGCTGACCTATAAAGAACTTATGTACTGGCTGCGGATCATTACTAGAACAAGTCCTAATAGAATTGGCTAAAAATGGAAGATGGCGAGTCTCACAGCTAAATAGTAGAGACACACTTTATTTAGTAAATGGATCTAAtctggtgtctttttttttgtacAATCCAGTATTGAGGTTGCTTCATGCGTGTAGTTATGGAAATTTATGAACTAATATTTTGTATGTAATGTGGACATCTCAATTACACCATAAGGTCCAAAGTTAGCGATGGCAGGCTTTAGGTTGCTTTAACAATATTGAGTTTTTGACGCAAAACACATTTGTGATGACATATCTGAATTTGAAATTCATGCCTATATGGTTGTTGGTGACAAGACTGTTGCTGTTGGCCTTAGGCGTTAACACTAATTTTGTGTATGTGCCGTATTTAAATGCTGAATTATAATTCCCAAGTATCATTGAAGTGCTGGCTGTTACCCATCGCTTCCTTCCGACACCGTACATGTGCACCCAGTATGATGACTGACCATCTTCTCTTGCACCTAACCTTTCCAGATTGTGCCTTGAGATTTTGCCTCTTCAATTGCATCTTGATCAAGGGCAGCTTAAGTTCCTCATGTGTTTCTTTCAGAATGACTCTTGTGACAACAGCTCTCATTTGCCTTGCAAAAATGATATTGTTCATATAGAGAGCACAATCTATGGAAGCAATACAGTTCTGGATGAGGCATTACTTCCGTTCTTTCAGGTACTTTGGAGACTAAAAAAAGATCCTCTTGATTTGTGTTTGTCATTCACCAGACTTGATATGGTTTACGTGAGAACTTTTTTGCACTAACTAAACATGACTAAAAATTCTGCACGTGTAATcttgcaaaaaataaataaataatctgCACGTGCAGCAGAACATATTTTTACTGGTAGGCAGCAGGGTTCTTTATGTTTACTAGGAACCACTGCGATCTGATTTTTTTCTTTCTCTGATGCCAGAAATTTGATGTCAAGCCTATTGTTCTGCACATCAACTATATCCCTCGTCAGTTTGATCCTGTTGCACTAGGCAAAGGAAATTATGCAGAACTTCTCAACATCCTTCCGTTGAAGGTAAACTGTTGTTGAAAAAATACTCTAGAAGCAATCAATCTGTTGATAGGCAATCCTAATGAAGTTTCTTCTGCAGGGAATCGATTTGAAGCTTAAACATGTTTCTGCAATGGGGTTGTATGGGTGGAATAGTATTTGTGAAACAGTTGGTGCAGAGTGGTTGGAGGACATATCTAAAAATCAGGTTATGATCTCCCCATGCTCATCTGTACATTTAGACGTGCTCTCTGTTACGTATGCAAACATATACAAACTTAACATGGGAAAATATTATGAAAGAAATAGAGTTTGCAATATGTGCAGCTCCATATGTAGGTATACTATACACAGGTGTGCAAAATAAGGAGAAAATATATGTTAACAAAAGAACTTTTTTTTCTCTATCACTCGTCTAAACACATGTCATTTGTAGAACTGACAATGTGTTATGTTTGTGTAGGTCCATAAATTGTTAAAAGGGCTTCCTCCTTTAAAATCAGTCAGTGCCGTTGTTTCAGGCACTAAGAAATTGATATCTTTACCCATCGAAAGTTACAAGAAAGACCGGAAGTTGGTCAAGGGAATGCAAAGAGGTAAGCTACATAGATACATTGCTTAAATATATGTTGAAGTTCATATGTGGTGTGTTTTAAACACTTGATTATATGTATCAATGATGATTCTGGCATTCTGTCTGGCAGGTGCTGTTGCCTTTATCAGAAGTGTTTCCATTGAAGCTGTAGGGCTTGGTGTCCATTTGGCAGCGGGAGCTCATGATATGCTGCTGAAGGCAGAACATGCCCTTACAGCTCTTCCACCACCTTTAGCCGCGTGTGAAGCTAAAAGAAACAAAGATAACGTAAGGGCAAACCAACCCGAAAATGCAACACAAGGAATAAAGCAGGTATTAAATTCCTTTGAATTGCATGATAAAAATATCTCTTGTTCTGGAATAGCATGAAAATTTCTTCATGAAGTTGGATTCAGGGCTTTGCTAGTTTTCTGTGATTTGGAGTTTAATTTTGCATCACTATGAAAGTCTCTAGATAAGTTAAAAATAGACCTTGAAATTGCTTCACCTGAGTCTCTGAACTGTACTAGCCTGAATCCTAAAGTACACAGGTAGTGCCAAGTGTTTTAATATTAACCTGGAACTTTGTTCAGGCTTATGAAAGCTTTACTGATGGACTTGGAAGGACTGCCTCTGCTTTGATTGGGAATCCTATTAACGTGTATAATCGCGGGGCTGGTGCCAGATCAGCACTGACTACTGCAATTTGTGGAGCTCCAGCTGCTGTAGTAGCTCCAGTATCAGCAACTGCCCGTGCTGTACATTATGCACTTCTTGGTATAAGGAACAGGTGAGTTTTCACTCATTCTCAAATATCGGCTAAAGCTGTGTGCATATATAGGGTTAGTGACATGTCATCACATCAGACTATTTTGTTTGGTCTCGGATCAACTCACTCTTGATTCCTTTGCTATTATCACTATAAGTTATAGGTCAGTTACCCAGTTCTAATCGCATGTCGATCATTACCCAGTTAAGATTTGAAACAGCACATAAGGATCTGTATTTTGTGTCTTATTTGGCACTTCAATATTTGTATTATTTGTAAATATACACCAATTTATTGTCAAAATAAACCCTGCAGTATATCGAGAACTGTTACTCTAGAAGCCAACTTGCATTTATGCATGCATCTTCTGTTCATTAGTTCGGTCCAGAAAGTAACAAAGATGACAGTTAAGAGACCAATGAATAAAACAAGACAGGACCAGTGTGACATGAGTTATCTTCTGATTTCACCTTTTGCAATATTAATTATTCCTCTGGACAAATTATGTTTTAATAAGAACAGTTTGATTATATAATAACGAGGAGATCACAAGATACTCGGATCTTGAGAAATGCTTATTTATCTAAGGAACTTCTAGCTTTATGTCTGTGCAGGGTCTTGCAAAGTAATTGTCTTGCTGTATTCAGTATAATTAATAAAAGGGTAACTGGGTATTGTGAGATAGTACAGTAGTGAAGCCGAGGTCAATGAATTGTGAAGGATTGATATATTTCAACCATGCTGTCACCACATTTAAATTGTTAATAACATACGCATATCATCTTTTTGTTCACTGAATTTGTTTCCACATTAACAGCCTTGATCCTAGACGCAAGAAAGAATCTATGTACAAGTACCTGGGGCCTTCTCAACTGTAGACTTCATTGACACTCCGTCGTGTCTCTCCCTGCATGAAGTGGTCAAACAAGCACCCCTGTGCAATCTCACCGAATGACGAGCAAACTTGTATAGGACAAGTGAATTCTGCACAGCTAGGAATCATACCCTTGAGAACCAGCATCATTTTCATTGTTCTTCATGGAGATTATAGAGGTGTACATTTTGTAGGAAAGATTTGATCATATACGGCGTAAGCCTTGTACAGTCTGTACAATTAGCACACCCCACAGTTGTAATTCACACCCCACAGTTGTAATTCACACCCCACAGTTGTAATTCATGGCGTCTTTTCCACCCCTGGTGCAAGTTTTGTAAACTCCTCGCTTAGGCAATTACCTGAGAGAGGAGATAAACTCTTCCGCCTTTCGTTTGTAGTAGCTCTTCCTTAGTTGTGCGGATGTAAATATGTCTCTTCTGTTTTTGACACTTCTGTAAATATCTCTTCTGTTTCTGTTGGGACTATGGTTTTCGTCTTGCTAAAGCACTGATAATAAGTTCTCTtgccttttttttgagggaaagttGTCTTGCCTTTTAATTGTAAATGTTAGCAGGTTTTGTGTGTCCAGGGAACTTCTGTGCGCACGTTGCAGAAGATGAAATGATCGCTGTTGCTTTAATCGCGTGCTAATTAAAAAAGTCCTTGCGGGCACGTCCACCTGCATCTGTCGCGGTGAAAGTAGCCTGTGTTATGCGGAGCTGACAGGTTCCTTCACATTCGGTGCGCCATGTATTATTTCTTTTTTCTGAAAAAAACTTCTTATCTAATCGTCTTCAATCACAACAGTACAacatgttggaaatattagcacattTTTGACAaatctaatccacgagtaaatgATAAGCATGACAAATAAagtatgcatctcataccgatacttaagcatgtgagcacgtactagaaccgaaacatctatgaacaacatatatacggCCAGCATGGTTATACTCTCCGGTTGGCAGGCCAACGCGGTGGCGGCTGCCGAGGCCCTTTTCTTGGCGGCTTCGTCGTCAGCCATGGAGTCGATGCAGGGGAGTAGTGAAAGTAAAGGCGGACGGAGATGGGGACACATCGGGAGAAGTCGCGTCGAGATGCTCCTCAAAAATCTTAATGCCGTTCTcctgggcagggtctcgaacgacagggttccggaggcacctgctctcccaaCCAACCGTGTACGCGGTCGTCGGGACGGGATCGCCGGAAGCAGAAATGACGGCTAGGGTTGTGCAAGAGGGAGTGAGTAAACTGAGTTAGGGTTCACGGCACTGGCCCATGCCTACCGAGCCCTCGAACAGCCCACGGTCAAACCATTCCTGAGCGGCAAAGATAAGCTTCGGTTCGGCTCATACCCGCAACCCGCGACgcgcgcgcgtcgtgacgaggcgggcggcaaaggaggaggaggagcgcgcgtgtacatcTCCTCTTCCCAGGCTCCCAATGGCATTGTGGTAAAGCatcccttataaaggggtctcactCTCACTCCACTAGCATTAtggtactaaacttcccaccacttgCGATGCACCTAAATGTGCCTtagagattaaccagggattatggtattatatgggcctaagcccatctataatccaacaatcccccaccagattacgaggcacataagtttgtcaactgttccagacaatgtttgatataccagaattttcagtggagactgttaagttgaacttccagctAGAGCAATAAaattagacttcttcacaactgaacaatggactagccttgaattgtcagtttggcgtgtaGAAGTTTCAcctattgtcagctgatacgtggctgccgaaggctaaaccccacgggtagagcttattagtcatactcctTACCTTCTCATGAGCTTCTTAGAGATTACCCAATCGCATAGATTGTGACCAACAGTTAGGCTCACATATGTatgttcctccaaagaatgctctatagggtagcatcttgcttacataagctttgaaatacattaagacaaaagtcagcctgACTTACATATTATGAGAGTATTATTGCATCTCAACAGAGTGGgttaattaaggatactctcctcagttgaccgctggattgttttcccagATTCTAATTCataggatctccgatcacataggttgtgTTACCCTTATGGCAACttatgtgggtctcatacccatcttcctcgatgcattttctatcacaatcctgttgggtttcgtagtaatttcaaaaaatttcctacgcacacgcaagatcatgtgatgcatagcaacgagaggggagagtgttgtctacgtacccaacgcagaccgactgcggaagcgctgacacaacatagaggaagtagtcgtacgtcttcacgatccaaccgatcaagcaccgaaactacggcacctccgagttcgagcacacgttcggcttgatgacgatccccggactccgatccagcaaagtgtcggggaagagttccgttagcacgacggcgtggtgacgatcttgatgtactacagcagcagggcttcgcctaaactccgctacagtattatcgaggactatggtggcagggggcaccgcacacggctaaggaatagatcacgtggatcaacttgtgtgttctagggtgcctctgcctcagtatataaatgactagaggggggaggctggccggccaaggtgtggcgtgccaggagagtcctactccctctgggagtaggattcccccccaatcctagttggaataggattcgcggagggggaaaagagagagagggggccgaccacctctcctagtcctaataggactaggggaatggggaggcgcgcagcccatgtagggctgcctcttctcttttccactaaggcccatcatggcccatttagctcccggggggttccggtaaccttcccggtactccggtaaaatcccgatttcacccggaacacttcgatatccaaacataggcttccaatatatcaatctttatgtctcgaccatttcgagactcctcgtcatgtccgtgatcatatccgggactccgaacaaccttcggtacatcaaaatgcataaactcataatataactgtcatcgtaaccttaagcgtgcggaccctacgggttcgagaacaatgtagacatgaccaagacacgtcttcggtcaataaccaatagcgggacctggatgcccatattggctcctacatattctacgaagatctttatcggtcagaccgcataacaacatacgttgttccctttgtcatcagtatattacttgcccgagattcgatcgtcggtattccagtacctagttcaatctcgttaccggcaagtctctttactcgttctgtaatacatcatcccgcaactaactcatttagttgcaatgcttgcaaggcttaagtgatgtgcattaccgagagggcccagagatacctctccggcaatcggagtgacaaaacctaatctcgaaatacgccaacccaacatctacctttggaaacacctgtaatgctcctttataatcacccagttacgttgtgacgtttggtagcacccaaagtgttccttcggcaaacgggagttgcataatctcatagttataggaacatgtataagtcatgaagaaagcaatagcaacatactaaacgatcgggtgctaagctaatggaatgggtcatgtcaatcagatcattcaactaatgatgtgacctcgttaatcaaataacaactcgttgttcatggttaggaaacataaccatctttgattaacgagctagtcaagtagaggcatactagtgacactttgtttgtctatgtattcacacatgtattatgtttccggttaatacaattctagcatgaataataaacatttatcatgattataaggaaataaataataactttattattgcctctagggcatatttccttcaaatccgtgatagcccttttgtagaagggtcaaccagattcttagccgtttggATGTAATCCAACGCTACCACTCtggagtttcttgattttctgacatATTTTAATCTTCTTCtgatgtgctttgtggatttcatgttgtcctttggACTCTTAGCATTGGCAATCACTGTTTGATTGCCACAATTCATAACGACAGTCGTGACTGGTTTATTCAACCACtggcaaatccatcaaaagctctcgaagccattctgcttcgacgcatgatgtgtctaatgttgtgagttctACTTCCATAGTCGATCTCATTAAGATCGTCTTCTTGCAAGACTTCAGGAAACAACACgaccaccaagtgtgaagacatatGCACTTGTGGCTTtgatctcatcagcatcagatatccaattcaAATCAGTATACCCCTCATGTACCGTtgggtacccagaatagtgaattccatagttcATGGTGTTGagaaacgcagtaatttcaaaaaaattcctacgcacacacaagatcatggtgatgcctaacaacgagaggggagagtatcgtccacgtaccctcgcagaccataagcggaagtgttatgagaacgcggttgatgtagtcgtacgtcttcacgtttcgaccaatccaagtaccgaacgcacggcacctccgagttcagcacacgttcagctcgatgacgtcccacgaactctgatccagcagagcttcgcaggagagttccatcagcacaatggcgtggtgacggtgatgatgttgctaccgacgcagggcttcacctaagcaccgctacgatatgattgaggtggattatggttgaggggggcaccgcacacggcttggaacaatcaacttgtgtgtatttgggtgccccccgcccccgtatataaaggagcaaggggggaggccggccagccttggtgcgccccaaggagaggaggaatcctcttcctactaggaagaggattcatcctttcctagtccaactaggaagagggaagggggaaggaaagagagggagagggagagggaaagaggggccgcaccccctttccctagtccaattcggactccccataggaggaggcgcgccacctcctgggctgctgccctctctctcccctcaggcccactaaggcccaatacttccccggggggttccggtaacccctccggtactccggttttctacGAAAtcatctggaacacttccggtgttcgaatatagccgtccaatatatcaatctttat
This window contains:
- the LOC123127188 gene encoding autophagy-related protein 2, giving the protein MWGLSAGTLLKPVCRWLLKRLGDLTLGDLDLDQLDLQLTRGTLQLSDLALNADFINAKLSGSPITVKEGSIKSLLVKLPLQLRSWKVEIVVEGLEFVLAPSVASEASPVDTECSVSAGNSDTEARSAETKRNEPDSNPCSTSASRDVDDGVKRIANAIKQFLTRFNIKLKNTYVVFDPQSILDKRALQFNRSLVFRTKEIQCGTNLSTDSPVKLNNLVTFQEAVIEFLKMDDVDANLQNDLDRGTADISSNHSTTAVLTSPIGGFSGTLNLSIPWNSGCLNFQKIDADISVDSLELQLQMSSIQWFMDVYDSLCRNSADEHNCVHSTADMSMNASRASLCASTSSSSKSGSASAIASGDGLSQRAFSRSRQDNFQDGFLNKAHVIQDWIPGLGVHSDQGEFDSDCDESISQFFECFEELRSSHTNLGNSGIWDWTCSVFNAITFASALASGSDQVPKETLIEKTLRASIAQIGIILLFSDEMDTGSSSISLSLVKDMRSLEMFSSCLSPAHFERSMISPASASSLSMHHLEYKCHNIHLDLETYPKNLRLKASIGHMRLDEYYSTEKHDSDHTPVIAPFLNSDYCHEVQAALPSFPFAAQDYWVESSGYSSNNSSKLAKVELLKTFGDSTFHYDVSSTDRGGNSVSSTSLSICLASLVWWVHFHTVHMLLNFISKIESDAVHGKHKLHMRGDTGNSKLTTKTNISPSGSLKVQMALSRSRVIICFPTESPWDLSRPSILDTFLVIDRTSSLDPGEASSPFRKEMPNDAHSGIPSTSLHLAAGNFDIYLLRPMSYELDDRSHSLSRQTFFALKIISVTSSNCSDSSIKMIWRKYPVTDPEMVSKAWSLPNLHDQKITQRERGNFAGVSSYTTSQDLEKSSYSIRQELLQSTECFLHIKLSSVSVHLNKKDCGLLNQLLDCILSGLSNGAMSSSESGRDKSMPINDVAIQSAITFECSFLDICTELNETVVVGPLLQTELEGSWNCFKLSISKISLCSFSNVGGINNASFLWVNHGEGELWGSVTDTNDKTYAESKVFLLVVCKDSANMRGDGEGNNALSFGTSGCSVTHIRNPNLQEDYTSASFRSGTIVAPGGRMDWINAMCLLFNAGSRGTEQSNNSKTGDNSCPGDRSSFFLELVDVAVSYESHVKTSTFSAEAPDCKSFSCILAASSFKLHSISAPDSAATDFDIQLRDLGLFICESFGSKNATCGYGVDYLHKMGYTKIARDTFIEAALRIDTSFWKLEISDSQFDIGTCCDTTHGLICLCSHLQNLYAPDMRDALVHLQSRWNSVQQANNHNMASDASDKSESSIDNLAYSGECLSDGLLDDIIENAFYTDQDYKAYNFSSRNYHNSPSSNGMDVESESPTPGATDASVSHILFGSSLATPKVNTTEIPLKQDSCHEQIIDSYYMPDLLQTSSSTLCNVGHQCISVDDAYKTMEFEHGGWYNSIPLTIVESHVPERNNPQGGHVARQEGKPTVCSLNYEESCYLKGKVIIHDVNVNWRMYAGDDWSLAQKDVNNFSSSSGRNMSSSLEFLISGLGVQFDMYPDGGVSVSKLSISARDINLCDQRVDAPWKMVLGCYDSDYPRESCSSAFTLELESVKPELQTPLEDYRLCLEILPLQLHLDQGQLKFLMCFFQNDSCDNSSHLPCKNDIVHIESTIYGSNTVLDEALLPFFQKFDVKPIVLHINYIPRQFDPVALGKGNYAELLNILPLKGIDLKLKHVSAMGLYGWNSICETVGAEWLEDISKNQVHKLLKGLPPLKSVSAVVSGTKKLISLPIESYKKDRKLVKGMQRGAVAFIRSVSIEAVGLGVHLAAGAHDMLLKAEHALTALPPPLAACEAKRNKDNVRANQPENATQGIKQAYESFTDGLGRTASALIGNPINVYNRGAGARSALTTAICGAPAAVVAPVSATARAVHYALLGIRNSLDPRRKKESMYKYLGPSQL